Proteins from a genomic interval of Thamnophis elegans isolate rThaEle1 chromosome 2, rThaEle1.pri, whole genome shotgun sequence:
- the KCTD6 gene encoding BTB/POZ domain-containing protein KCTD6, whose amino-acid sequence MDNGDWGHIMTEPITLNVGGHLYTTSFTTLSRYPDSMLGAMFRGGFPTARDSQGNYFIDRDGPLFRYILNFLRTSELTLPLDFKEFDLLRKEADFYQIEPLIQCLNDPKPLYSVDTFEEVVELSSTRKLSKYSNPVAVIITQLTITTKVHSLLEGISNYFTKWNKHMMDTRDCQVSFTFGPCDYHQEVSLRVHLMEYITKQGFTIRNTRVHHMSERANENTVEHNWTFCRLARKSDD is encoded by the exons ATGGATAATGGAGACTGGGGACATATA ATGACTGAGCCGATCACTCTAAATGTGGGTGGACACTTGTATACGACATCGTTTACAACTCTCTCGAGGTATCCTGATTCGATGTTGGGGGCCATGTTCAGGGGCGGTTTCCCGACTGCCAGAGATTCTCAGGGCAATTACTTCATTGACCGAGATGGGCCACTTTTCCGGTACATTCTCAACTTTTTACGAACCTCAGAGCTAACACTACCTTTGGATTTTAAGGAATTCGATCTGCTTCGGAAAGAGGCGGATTTTTACCAGATCGAACCCTTAATACAATGTCTGAATGATCCTAAACCTTTGTATTCGGTGGATACTTTTGAAGAGGTAGTAGAGTTGTCTAGTACACGCAAACTATCAAAGTACTCCAACCCAGTGGCAGTGATCATCACACAGCTAACCATCACAACCAAGGTCCACTCATTGCTGGAAGGCATTTCCAACTATTTCACCAAGTGGAATAAGCATATGATGGACACCAGGGACTGCCAAGTTTCTTTCACATTTGGGCCCTGCGATTACCACCAAGAAGTCTCTCTCAGAGTCCACCTGATGGAGTATATAACAAAGCAAGGCTTCACCATCCGAAACACGAGGGTCCACCACATGAGTGAACGAGCCAATGAAAACACAGTCGagcacaactggactttctgcaggCTGGCGCGGAAATCAGATGATTGA